The following coding sequences lie in one Bacteroides helcogenes P 36-108 genomic window:
- a CDS encoding acid phosphatase → MKTKFTLLLLCCVLSFNVFAQEKKIKDTRTNPDLYFLEESEVANSLDLLPPPPEAGTILFLYDKERYDWGKLQRDTPRGDQAAQDARVDGNGVPLAFSEAFGIEISKEKTPEIHKLIINMREDAGDLATRDAKNHYMRVRPFSFFNEMTCNPEQQKELSTNGSYPSGHTAIGWATALVLSEINPDRQNEILKRGFEMGQSRVICGYHFQSDVDAARIVSSAVVARLHANDAFMKQLNKAKAEFAKLQKAGAVQPSNHN, encoded by the coding sequence ATGAAAACAAAATTTACCTTACTTCTATTGTGTTGTGTCCTTTCATTCAATGTATTTGCACAAGAAAAAAAGATTAAAGACACAAGAACCAATCCTGATTTATACTTCCTTGAAGAGTCAGAAGTAGCTAACAGTTTAGATTTATTGCCTCCTCCTCCCGAAGCCGGAACTATCCTTTTCTTATACGACAAGGAACGTTATGACTGGGGAAAACTACAAAGAGATACTCCAAGAGGAGATCAAGCCGCACAAGACGCCCGCGTAGATGGCAATGGTGTACCTTTAGCTTTCTCTGAAGCATTCGGAATCGAGATATCTAAAGAAAAAACTCCTGAGATTCATAAACTCATTATTAATATGAGAGAAGATGCAGGTGACTTGGCTACCCGCGACGCAAAGAACCACTACATGCGTGTTCGCCCTTTCAGCTTCTTCAATGAGATGACCTGCAATCCTGAACAACAAAAGGAACTTTCAACCAACGGTTCATATCCTTCAGGACATACTGCTATTGGTTGGGCTACCGCACTTGTACTGTCAGAGATCAATCCGGACAGACAAAATGAAATTCTAAAGAGAGGCTTTGAGATGGGACAAAGCAGGGTAATCTGCGGATACCACTTCCAAAGTGATGTGGATGCAGCAAGAATTGTTTCCAGTGCGGTTGTTGCCCGTCTTCACGCTAATGACGCTTTTATGAAACAATTGAATAAAGCCAAAGCGGAGTTTGCCAAACTTCAGAAAGCAGGAGCCGTTCAACCAAGTAACCATAACTAA